A genomic region of uncultured Treponema sp. contains the following coding sequences:
- a CDS encoding TetR/AcrR family transcriptional regulator: MEKKKNSTRDKIIQSAFSFYDMLFFERISLSKIAAKAGITKPAIYKHFKSREDLENAMKSLILSDIADTIKECGQDKNEGYILEKVIVLLCNKKSYFYFILSNSLEFSIDNFLIEIEKHNISDLNLENIFDSCGKIADIEIYKKVLYVSATMIFFQGARDFTLLDKKISDSDENIQEYAEKLSKFIMFGGLGHDIKNTDALRLSQLDLLCSKEIQSLKEPCKFFTAIGNVVRRVGFSKTTIEELAKELGLAKSSLYTNFSSKKEMFEALIKEECLNLFHVIRQNLLYAKNSAECIYIFMETEIEFFLKRKGLLYVCRWLTFQNSKDDFKIKAMHEKREKTIGKDEQLDFTSFILNADIITQIPDFGTPKMDVQIMFSWIFHVPIFFLLHNDLHDFPDESVHAAIKDFFYYMEKGINFIDNKENNISGGKK, from the coding sequence ATGGAAAAGAAGAAGAATTCAACCAGAGACAAAATCATTCAGTCAGCATTCTCTTTTTACGATATGCTTTTTTTTGAGAGAATTTCACTTTCAAAAATCGCTGCAAAAGCCGGCATTACGAAACCTGCTATTTACAAGCATTTTAAAAGCCGCGAAGACTTGGAAAACGCAATGAAGTCTTTAATTCTTAGCGATATTGCGGACACAATAAAAGAATGCGGGCAAGATAAAAACGAAGGTTATATTCTTGAAAAAGTCATAGTTCTTCTTTGCAACAAAAAATCATATTTCTATTTTATACTTTCAAATTCTCTTGAGTTCAGCATTGACAATTTTTTAATTGAAATAGAAAAGCACAATATTTCAGATTTAAATTTGGAAAATATTTTTGACAGCTGCGGAAAAATTGCGGACATTGAAATTTACAAAAAAGTTCTTTATGTTTCCGCCACAATGATTTTCTTCCAAGGCGCAAGAGATTTTACTCTGCTGGACAAAAAAATTTCTGATTCAGATGAAAATATTCAGGAATATGCGGAAAAACTTTCCAAGTTCATTATGTTCGGCGGACTTGGACATGACATAAAAAACACTGACGCGCTCAGGCTTTCCCAGCTTGACCTTCTTTGCAGCAAGGAAATTCAGTCTTTAAAAGAGCCTTGCAAATTTTTTACAGCAATCGGAAACGTTGTGCGCCGTGTTGGATTTTCAAAAACCACAATTGAAGAGCTTGCAAAAGAACTTGGGCTTGCAAAAAGCAGCCTGTACACAAATTTCAGCTCAAAAAAAGAAATGTTCGAAGCTCTTATAAAGGAAGAATGTTTAAATCTGTTTCATGTTATCAGGCAGAATCTTCTTTACGCAAAAAACAGCGCGGAATGCATCTACATTTTTATGGAAACTGAAATCGAATTTTTCCTAAAGAGAAAAGGATTGCTTTATGTTTGTCGCTGGCTCACGTTCCAAAATTCAAAAGATGATTTTAAAATCAAGGCAATGCACGAAAAAAGAGAAAAGACAATTGGCAAAGACGAGCAGCTTGACTTTACATCTTTTATTCTCAACGCCGACATTATAACTCAAATTCCAGACTTTGGAACTCCAAAGATGGATGTGCAGATTATGTTCTCATGGATTTTCCATGTTCCGATTTTTTTCCTGCTGCACAATGATCTTCATGATTTTCCAGATGAATCGGTTCACGCCGCGATAAAAGATTTTTTTTATTATATGGAAAAGGGAATTAATTTTATTGATAATAAAGAAAATAATATTTCAGGAGGAAAGAAATGA
- a CDS encoding pseudouridine synthase, which produces MDAEKQIQIVIEPSKENPFVVIKKPRGLPSAPLFEGDECAFTQAAKLYPYLLEVSGKKEIEHGLVHRIDTETEGLLLIAATQESYNAFINFQREGKFLKGYSAKCQKIENALEGFPPAEFLLENKSDSIKKYTVSSKFRPFSLKSSQVRPVTSNSGKAAQKKCSEKIYTTEILLDTDKLFAKCSIKEGFRHQVRCHLAWLGFPVCGDKLYNPLCSQNEEMQFFADYLKFPHPLTGEAVECSYNVKIQ; this is translated from the coding sequence ATGGATGCAGAAAAACAGATACAGATTGTCATTGAGCCGTCGAAAGAAAATCCGTTTGTTGTTATAAAAAAGCCTCGTGGACTTCCGAGCGCGCCGCTTTTTGAAGGGGACGAATGCGCATTTACTCAGGCTGCAAAACTGTACCCATATCTTTTAGAAGTTTCCGGGAAAAAAGAAATAGAGCATGGGCTTGTGCATAGAATCGACACGGAAACAGAAGGCTTGCTTTTAATCGCTGCAACACAAGAAAGCTACAATGCGTTTATAAATTTTCAGCGTGAAGGGAAGTTTTTAAAAGGTTATTCCGCAAAATGCCAGAAAATCGAAAATGCACTTGAAGGATTTCCTCCAGCTGAATTTTTACTAGAAAACAAATCAGATAGTATAAAAAAATACACAGTTTCTTCAAAATTCAGACCTTTTTCCTTAAAATCATCTCAAGTGCGTCCTGTAACGAGCAATTCTGGAAAGGCTGCGCAGAAAAAATGCAGTGAAAAAATTTACACAACAGAAATCCTTTTGGACACAGACAAGCTTTTTGCAAAATGTTCTATAAAAGAAGGCTTTCGACACCAAGTAAGATGCCATTTGGCTTGGCTTGGTTTTCCTGTTTGCGGAGACAAACTTTACAATCCGCTTTGCAGCCAAAATGAAGAAATGCAGTTTTTTGCAGATTACTTAAAATTTCCGCATCCTTTGACCGGCGAAGCAGTCGAATGTTCTTATAATGTAAAAATTCAATGA
- a CDS encoding YggS family pyridoxal phosphate-dependent enzyme, which produces MTAEQIAENFESVRNQIKEAEKKSGRNEGCVKLCAVSKFHPAEAVLAALKTGQTLFGENRVQEAFAKFTQINSVSKIKPELHIIGSLQTNKVKKAIEIASCIQSVDREELLAEIEKQCAKIEKKIEVFFEIHTGEDSKSGYKEKSVLLKSVENCANGIYPHIVPKGLMTMAPFTQDEKLIRASFSELRNLKDELNKNFPSLEINELSMGMSGDYKIAVEEGSTLVRIGTALFGERDYS; this is translated from the coding sequence ATGACAGCGGAACAAATTGCAGAAAATTTTGAATCAGTTAGAAATCAAATAAAGGAAGCTGAAAAAAAATCAGGCAGAAATGAAGGCTGCGTAAAACTTTGCGCTGTAAGCAAATTTCATCCTGCAGAAGCTGTCTTGGCCGCATTAAAAACTGGACAGACGCTTTTTGGCGAAAACCGTGTGCAAGAAGCCTTTGCAAAATTCACGCAGATAAATTCAGTTTCAAAAATAAAACCTGAGCTGCATATAATCGGAAGCCTTCAGACAAACAAAGTAAAAAAAGCAATTGAAATCGCGTCTTGCATTCAATCCGTAGACAGAGAAGAGCTTTTGGCGGAAATTGAAAAACAGTGCGCAAAAATTGAAAAGAAAATCGAAGTGTTCTTTGAAATTCACACTGGCGAAGATTCAAAAAGCGGCTATAAAGAAAAATCTGTTTTGCTGAAATCCGTAGAAAACTGCGCAAATGGAATTTATCCGCACATTGTTCCAAAAGGCCTTATGACGATGGCGCCTTTTACTCAGGACGAAAAACTTATCCGCGCTTCTTTTTCAGAATTAAGAAACTTAAAAGATGAACTGAATAAAAATTTCCCTTCGCTTGAAATAAACGAGCTTAGCATGGGAATGAGCGGCGACTATAAAATTGCAGTTGAAGAAGGAAGCACATTGGTCCGAATTGGAACGGCTTTGTTTGGAGAACGCGACTATTCTTAG
- a CDS encoding ComEC/Rec2 family competence protein yields MVDFFKENFLSPFVLAAVIFCIFIYSGFLKCKERFPYKSLIPLEQIDTASGIVCSNPSKISSGKSYILKVKLNSVSGEISGAKINSQASGKISVLVPAKIVESLYPGKLYSSSKNGVIIEEGEAVTFYGKFSKSFFSAENAEQLEQPPSLKQKIFRFRTFCKLAFKRLMYGWGSAGGFILALLSGSREYTDSSLCETFRNAGLSHVLALSGMHLSFFSAIAGGTGKRILGKKFDFWLRLFGILFFVWFAGLSPSLFRALLCSLILLFCGIFFCVEVNFFKVLCFVFLLHCMIFPDDIFSAAFILSYGALAGILLFGNAFKRIFQSFFPKQISDSLSASAGAQSATFPVSLALFKSAAPGGILASVAVCPLVSIFLTAAMVAILFSFMIPFLSPFFGAIMNFLYQIIKLTAELFALLPLVEF; encoded by the coding sequence GTGGTAGATTTTTTTAAAGAAAATTTTCTAAGTCCTTTTGTTTTGGCAGCGGTAATATTCTGCATTTTTATTTACTCAGGCTTTTTAAAATGCAAAGAGCGTTTTCCATACAAAAGCCTGATTCCTTTGGAGCAAATCGACACAGCGTCCGGCATAGTTTGCTCCAATCCTTCAAAAATTTCTTCTGGAAAATCTTATATCTTAAAAGTAAAACTTAATTCTGTTTCAGGAGAAATTTCCGGCGCGAAAATAAATTCACAAGCATCTGGAAAAATTTCCGTTCTCGTTCCTGCAAAAATCGTTGAATCTTTATATCCCGGAAAATTGTATTCATCTTCAAAAAATGGAGTAATTATCGAAGAAGGAGAAGCTGTAACATTTTATGGAAAATTTTCAAAATCATTTTTTTCAGCAGAAAACGCAGAACAGCTAGAGCAGCCTCCTTCATTAAAACAAAAAATTTTCAGGTTCAGAACTTTTTGCAAACTTGCTTTTAAAAGGCTTATGTACGGCTGGGGAAGCGCAGGCGGTTTTATTTTGGCTTTGCTTTCCGGCTCAAGAGAATACACGGACAGCTCCTTATGCGAAACATTCAGAAATGCAGGGCTTTCCCACGTTCTTGCATTGAGCGGAATGCATCTTTCATTTTTTTCAGCAATTGCCGGCGGAACTGGAAAAAGAATTCTTGGAAAAAAATTTGACTTTTGGCTTAGGCTTTTTGGAATTTTATTTTTTGTATGGTTTGCAGGACTTTCGCCTTCGTTGTTCCGCGCATTGCTTTGCTCATTAATTCTGCTTTTCTGCGGAATTTTCTTTTGTGTTGAAGTAAATTTTTTCAAGGTTCTTTGCTTTGTGTTTTTGCTTCATTGCATGATTTTTCCCGATGACATTTTTTCCGCAGCGTTTATACTTTCTTATGGCGCGCTTGCAGGAATTCTTCTTTTTGGAAACGCATTCAAACGCATTTTTCAATCTTTTTTTCCGAAACAAATTTCAGATTCACTTTCTGCTTCTGCCGGTGCCCAGAGCGCGACATTTCCTGTGAGCCTTGCGCTTTTTAAATCAGCAGCTCCCGGAGGAATTCTTGCTTCTGTTGCAGTTTGTCCTCTCGTAAGCATATTTTTGACCGCGGCAATGGTTGCAATTTTGTTTTCTTTTATGATACCTTTTCTTTCTCCGTTCTTTGGAGCTATAATGAATTTTCTTTATCAGATAATAAAATTGACGGCAGAACTTTTTGCGCTTTTGCCGCTTGTGGAATTTTAA
- a CDS encoding efflux RND transporter periplasmic adaptor subunit, whose product MKKTSAKLPFILMAAAILSSALVSCKGKSEKAAKEEETETIYAVNADIVQAGNLDDYLEFGGDVSSVSAVDVYPDAAGKISRIRVAVGDLVKKDQIIAYVDPSRPGMNYSENPVKAPISGRVTSFPPTIGTMVSQGYSIAKISDTDELQIKVNVAERFISRIRENQTAVVSFDAYPGVEFKARVFEVSPVLDTTSRTMLAKLKVEPADSRIKAGMYARVKLITDTIEGAVVVPNDAIVYRDGKPYVFTAKSENAESSVNMVSVKEGLSVDNKTEIQEGLKEGDVIIVKGQSLLSDGSKVKILSISGKAVESKTENKD is encoded by the coding sequence ATGAAAAAAACAAGCGCAAAACTACCTTTTATTTTGATGGCAGCGGCAATCTTGTCATCCGCATTGGTTTCCTGCAAGGGAAAATCAGAAAAAGCAGCAAAGGAAGAAGAAACTGAAACAATCTACGCTGTAAACGCAGACATTGTTCAGGCCGGAAACCTTGACGACTACTTGGAATTCGGCGGAGATGTTTCTTCTGTTTCCGCAGTTGACGTTTACCCAGACGCGGCAGGAAAAATTTCCCGCATAAGAGTTGCTGTAGGAGACCTTGTAAAAAAAGACCAGATTATCGCTTATGTTGACCCAAGCCGCCCGGGAATGAACTACAGCGAAAACCCGGTAAAAGCTCCGATTTCAGGAAGAGTAACTTCATTTCCGCCTACAATCGGAACAATGGTTAGCCAAGGATATTCAATTGCAAAAATCAGTGACACAGACGAGCTTCAGATAAAGGTAAATGTAGCAGAACGCTTCATCAGCAGAATCCGCGAAAACCAGACTGCTGTTGTAAGTTTTGACGCATATCCTGGAGTTGAATTTAAGGCACGCGTTTTTGAAGTTTCGCCGGTTTTGGACACAACAAGCCGTACAATGCTTGCAAAGCTCAAGGTTGAGCCAGCCGACTCAAGAATAAAGGCAGGAATGTACGCCCGTGTAAAGCTCATCACCGACACAATCGAAGGAGCCGTTGTTGTTCCAAATGACGCCATTGTTTACCGCGACGGTAAGCCTTATGTATTTACAGCAAAATCAGAAAATGCGGAATCCAGCGTAAACATGGTTTCTGTAAAAGAAGGTCTTTCCGTAGACAATAAGACAGAAATTCAGGAAGGCCTTAAAGAAGGAGACGTTATAATTGTAAAGGGACAGTCTCTTTTGAGCGACGGTTCCAAAGTAAAGATTCTTTCAATTTCTGGAAAAGCAGTTGAAAGCAAAACCGAAAACAAGGACTAA
- the rsmA gene encoding 16S rRNA (adenine(1518)-N(6)/adenine(1519)-N(6))-dimethyltransferase RsmA, giving the protein MNHPDYNSPSELKAFLEQAGMAMQKKFGQNFMINQSAREKIVSLLELKKNELVWEIGPGLGCMTELILLSGANLEVFEIDRGFISILKQFFKQQEKSGQFKIVEGDVLKNWKKAFTENPQKPAKLFGNLPYNIAATFIADTITENVVFEKCVFTVQKEVAQRMAAKKGTENYSAFSVLCQWGYNVKLDLVLGSSSFWPRPTVSSQAVIMTKKEKPFSGNSALFVKVVHALFSARRKTIQNNIKPLLAENISAEEFFEKCGISKTERAENLAVEDFIRISDMLSQLKQSDKIQQEA; this is encoded by the coding sequence ATGAATCATCCTGATTACAATTCGCCGTCTGAATTAAAAGCTTTTCTTGAGCAGGCTGGAATGGCAATGCAAAAAAAATTCGGCCAGAACTTTATGATAAATCAGTCTGCAAGAGAAAAAATAGTTTCCCTTCTTGAATTGAAAAAAAACGAGCTTGTATGGGAAATCGGTCCCGGGCTTGGCTGCATGACAGAGCTGATTCTTTTAAGCGGCGCAAATCTTGAAGTCTTTGAAATCGACAGAGGCTTTATTTCTATATTAAAGCAGTTTTTTAAACAGCAGGAAAAATCAGGGCAGTTTAAAATTGTTGAGGGCGATGTTTTAAAAAACTGGAAAAAAGCATTCACTGAAAATCCGCAAAAGCCTGCAAAACTTTTTGGAAATCTTCCATATAATATTGCGGCGACTTTTATTGCCGATACAATCACAGAAAATGTTGTGTTTGAAAAATGTGTTTTTACAGTTCAAAAAGAAGTTGCCCAGCGGATGGCAGCAAAAAAAGGCACTGAGAATTATTCGGCATTTAGTGTTTTATGCCAGTGGGGTTACAATGTAAAACTGGATCTTGTTCTTGGCTCCAGCAGTTTTTGGCCGCGTCCTACAGTTTCCTCCCAAGCAGTTATTATGACAAAAAAAGAAAAGCCTTTCAGCGGAAACTCTGCGCTCTTTGTAAAAGTCGTCCATGCTCTTTTTTCAGCAAGAAGAAAAACTATCCAGAACAACATAAAGCCTCTTCTTGCGGAAAATATTTCAGCGGAAGAATTTTTTGAAAAATGCGGAATCTCTAAAACTGAACGCGCGGAAAATTTGGCAGTAGAGGATTTTATAAGAATTTCAGATATGTTGAGCCAACTCAAGCAATCTGATAAAATACAACAAGAGGCTTGA
- a CDS encoding RluA family pseudouridine synthase: protein MSFFTNKVPPTYKGEIRLDKYIASLPNGMNRSKLKSGIVCIQVNGKKQKISCQVKANDIIDIQWEENVPDNIEPENIPLDIIYEDENVCVVNKKQGMVTHPAAGNWKGTLVNALLYHWGRESIPELKEGQVSKILSNRRPGIVHRLDKETSGIIITAKNHDTEEFLSAQFRNHSSIVKEYIAICIGRPQHQHGIIQTNIIRDPKERKRFKAVVGTEEGKPAESYYECISCYGEYSLMKVRINTGRTHQIRVHMKYLNCPILGDGIYAHQDKKFPKATLMLNARLLKIKIPGKEELSTFKSPTPERFIEVMKVLKRDYTKVILPKDK from the coding sequence ATGTCTTTTTTTACAAACAAAGTTCCTCCAACATACAAAGGCGAAATCCGGCTAGACAAATATATTGCGTCTCTTCCAAACGGAATGAATAGAAGCAAACTGAAAAGCGGAATTGTCTGCATTCAAGTAAACGGAAAAAAACAAAAAATTTCGTGCCAAGTAAAGGCAAACGATATAATCGATATTCAGTGGGAAGAAAATGTTCCAGACAATATTGAGCCTGAAAATATTCCGCTTGATATTATTTATGAAGATGAAAATGTCTGCGTTGTAAACAAAAAACAGGGAATGGTGACTCATCCTGCCGCTGGAAACTGGAAAGGCACTTTGGTGAACGCGCTTTTGTATCACTGGGGAAGAGAATCGATTCCAGAACTGAAGGAAGGTCAAGTTTCAAAAATTCTTTCGAATCGCAGGCCGGGAATTGTTCACAGGCTGGACAAGGAAACTTCCGGCATAATCATAACTGCAAAAAATCACGACACAGAAGAATTTCTTTCAGCGCAGTTTAGAAACCACAGTTCAATTGTAAAAGAATACATTGCAATCTGCATAGGACGCCCCCAGCATCAGCACGGAATCATTCAGACAAACATAATCCGCGACCCAAAAGAAAGGAAAAGATTCAAAGCTGTAGTTGGCACGGAAGAAGGAAAGCCAGCCGAAAGCTACTACGAGTGCATAAGCTGCTACGGAGAATATTCCCTGATGAAAGTTCGGATAAACACAGGAAGAACCCACCAAATAAGGGTGCACATGAAATACCTGAACTGTCCTATTTTAGGAGACGGAATCTATGCGCATCAGGATAAAAAATTTCCAAAAGCAACTCTCATGCTGAATGCAAGGCTTTTGAAAATAAAAATTCCGGGAAAAGAAGAACTTTCAACTTTTAAATCTCCAACACCGGAACGTTTTATAGAAGTTATGAAAGTTTTAAAGCGCGACTACACAAAAGTAATTCTTCCAAAGGACAAGTAA
- a CDS encoding TolC family protein gives MIFSKKTFFKISVLLAMSGAFVFAQEAKTQNESDKKTVKLTLYEAVDYALEHSHSLKTADIDLEIKERAGKNAWNVLLPTVQAMGTLNRTTDISSNLSGTNTMMKLHGLPEIEETESMKWTGIASLSVDWNFSLAMIQQIRAAKAGYEAGKISYEQSLVETEVNVKKLFYGLLLQQENLNLQKTTLENSRRRMVQAEANFKNGMVPELSMLQAQVTYQNKSPEVAQMEREFRQQLDTFAFLLGLPVGTDIVLQGSIEPFYVDLHYDTLIERYGNNSLDLQSIDKNIEQLQRNLDALNLSTYTPFFNLSYGFKPMLTDFLDADKGGFPTGGDWTDSGFISFTIGWNLTNILPFSSNRQQAKDLQANLDKLKVSREMLLENQKMTVRKSVDTLIQAREQIQSMNRSITLAQRSYDMTVRAYRNGTTELLDVRDAENQLNTAKLGLANQKFNYISALLDLETTLNTKLTGGEK, from the coding sequence ATGATTTTCAGCAAAAAGACATTTTTTAAGATTTCAGTCTTGCTTGCTATGTCTGGAGCTTTTGTCTTTGCGCAGGAAGCCAAGACGCAAAATGAGTCTGACAAAAAAACTGTAAAATTGACACTTTACGAAGCCGTGGATTACGCGCTTGAACACAGCCATTCGCTCAAGACCGCCGACATTGACCTTGAAATCAAGGAACGCGCCGGAAAGAACGCCTGGAATGTTTTGCTTCCGACAGTTCAGGCAATGGGAACTCTCAACAGAACTACAGATATTTCTTCAAATTTGTCGGGAACAAACACAATGATGAAACTTCACGGACTTCCTGAAATTGAAGAGACAGAAAGCATGAAGTGGACAGGAATTGCGAGCCTTTCAGTTGACTGGAATTTCAGCCTTGCAATGATTCAGCAGATAAGAGCTGCAAAAGCTGGCTACGAAGCCGGAAAAATCAGTTATGAGCAAAGCCTTGTTGAAACAGAAGTAAATGTAAAAAAACTTTTCTACGGACTTCTCTTGCAGCAGGAAAATTTAAATTTGCAGAAAACAACTCTTGAAAATTCAAGAAGACGCATGGTTCAGGCAGAAGCGAACTTTAAAAATGGAATGGTTCCAGAACTTTCAATGCTCCAGGCGCAAGTTACATACCAGAATAAAAGCCCTGAAGTTGCCCAAATGGAACGTGAATTCCGACAGCAGCTTGATACTTTTGCATTCCTTTTGGGACTTCCAGTTGGAACAGACATTGTTTTGCAAGGAAGCATTGAGCCTTTTTATGTTGACTTGCACTACGACACTCTTATTGAACGCTACGGAAACAACAGCCTAGACCTTCAGTCAATTGACAAGAACATTGAGCAGCTTCAGCGCAACCTTGACGCTTTAAATCTTAGCACTTACACACCGTTTTTCAATCTCAGCTACGGATTCAAGCCTATGCTCACTGATTTTCTTGACGCAGACAAAGGCGGATTCCCTACAGGCGGAGATTGGACAGATTCAGGCTTTATAAGCTTTACAATCGGATGGAACCTTACAAACATTCTTCCGTTCTCGTCAAACAGGCAGCAGGCAAAAGACTTGCAGGCAAATCTTGACAAGCTCAAGGTAAGCAGAGAAATGCTTCTTGAAAACCAGAAAATGACTGTCCGCAAATCTGTAGACACTTTGATTCAGGCGCGCGAGCAGATTCAGTCCATGAACAGAAGCATAACACTTGCCCAGCGTTCTTACGACATGACAGTACGCGCTTACCGCAACGGAACTACAGAACTTCTTGATGTGCGCGACGCAGAAAATCAGCTTAACACTGCAAAGCTCGGACTTGCAAACCAGAAGTTCAACTATATTTCAGCATTGCTTGACTTGGAAACAACTCTTAATACAAAACTCACCGGAGGAGAAAAATAA